Sequence from the Spirochaetales bacterium genome:
ATGTCTGACGACCCGTACCTGTTTTCCCCGAAATAAAAGCCTGCGTTCGATCGCGTTTTTCCATTCCTTCTCCTCGAGCATCGCCTTTATCCGGAAAAGCAGGGCTTCACACAATGAAAAAACATCGATGCTTCTCCCCGTTATATTCCTGAGTGATGTCGAACGGGCATCGATGAGACTGCCAAATCTTTCCTGGTTGCAATTAATGCCGATTCCTGCATAAATATACCCCTTTTCCGATTCACACAAAATTCCCGCGATCTTTTTACCGCCGGCTAAAATATCATTCGGCCATTTTATCCCGGTATCGACACCGTAATCCCGCTCACAGAGAAGGGCGACCGCCCCGCCGATCAGAAGTGGAAGACGCATCAGGGGAAACGGGACAAGCGATACGGAGAAAATGATGGTGCA
This genomic interval carries:
- a CDS encoding biotin--[acetyl-CoA-carboxylase] ligase — protein: GEGRSRVTGEGRSRVTGEGRSRVTGESTSHGTVIVAGFQEEGRGRLPGRRWYAEPDHNLLCTIIFSVSLVPFPLMRLPLLIGGAVALLCERDYGVDTGIKWPNDILAGGKKIAGILCESEKGYIYAGIGINCNQERFGSLIDARSTSLRNITGRSIDVFSLCEALLFRIKAMLEEKEWKNAIERRLLFRGKQVRVVRHHTGGETSKNNVVCAEGIVNGIGDEGALLLSTGASGRNGPPLRIISGELVEMQYDKEVL